The sequence TATAGGGCAGCGATAAACATCCCCTCTTCGGTCGCCTGAAGGCCCATCCCAGGGGGCACCCACCAGCATCCTGGGAGGAGGACATGAATATCAGTGTAGTGTGAGTATGACCTTTGAGATAGGCCAGAGGGGAAGCACACGGGGGTGGCGAGTCTAGAGCCCTAGCCACTTTCAAAAGACCAGATTAGATTCCCATCTACCCTGTCTCCCCTTTAATAGCTCTATCACAGTCCCAACCCCATGGCCCTCTGGTTTCCTCCTCACCATCGTCGTCCACCCCCAACATGTTGTAAGACACTGTATCCAAATTCAGCCTCGGGTGGCCCTGGGAATAGGCGTGGGCGATGTACGTCCAGGTTAAAGGGGGAGCAGAGACCTGGGGGGCCAGGATCATAAGGTTAGCAGGAAGCAGTCAGAGAGACTAATGAATGCCTGGAAAAGCACAACCAAAGAGAAGCCACGAAGGGAACATTTTGATTTCGGTCTATCTCCCTGCTTCTTACTCATAAGCTGTCCTGGCCTCTGTCAACGTCATGTACTCAGAGCTCCAAGCAAGGATGATCTCCTTCCTGTGTTTGGGTCCAGATGTCTAACTGTGTCCCTCTGCCATGCTGGTGCACAGCTGTATTTTCATTCCCATTTCTGAAATCTCATTTACAGACATGTCTGGAAGGGTCAAGTTCCTCTTTTCCACATTATTCCTCCTACACATCCTCCTCCCCAAGCTGTGAGAGTCAAAAGAGGGAGAAGGTCTTTCTGCAGCCCCAGAACAACTACTTCTTCCAAATTCTCCCCCAACTCAGGACCATAGGGAGAACAAGGAGTCTAGGGAGCACTATATGTCTGGGTCTCCTTCTCTTTCTATCTCTTCTTGACTCCCAGTGTCATTGTTACACTCTCACTCTTTCTCCAATGTCTAGGTCTCTGGTTGATTCCAGCCCTGGAAACCTCAGTGGTAATTAACCGGGTGGGGCCACTCGCCTGCCCACACATATGGTTTGCCATCCATCCTTACCAAGGGTCCCATTACCTCAAAGTTTCCCACAATCCCGTTCCTTTCTAATTCATCCACCCTCCCAACTGCCCCCTGCCTACCTGCATTTCTTTCTTAACTCTCATCCCACCCTAAAGACCCCTCAATCATGTCCTAGCTGAATCTTCCCTCCCAATCTCAGTCCCTTTAAAATCAGAGCTGGTATTTTAGGAAACGAAGATTACAGGGCACCAATGAGGAAAAATTCCAGGCCTCTTGTCCCTCCCATGGTTCTTTCCCTGACTGTACCTTGCTCCTTCCTTTCAAGCAACCCCCTCTCAGGCCACAGCCACCAATGGCTATAGCTCTGTCTCAAACTATGCTCATTTTCAGAAAggtattttgtatgtgagccttTTTGCATCCAGGAAACTGGCAGGGCTGTATGACCAGGAATTGTAGCTCATTGGTTTAGATAAACCCAGAGTTCTGACCACAGAGTTAGTCAATTATGCCTCAGGCCCCAGAGACCACCAAGATTAGGGAGAAGTAGGGAGGGGGATAATAGGAATTAGACTAGCCACATGGAAGGTCACATCAGGTTTCTTTTTGGTCCCCTCACTTCTCCAGGTCTTAGGATGAAGATTTTAGATAACTGAACACACATCTTACACGAGGCCCTGCCAGTCTCAATATTGAAGCAGTCATATGTTGGGCATAAGAATGCAATCATGCAACGCCCCCCtactccccccgccccccgcccccaccacatACACACTAGAAATGTAGAATCAGTATTAATCTCTCACCCTAATTCCTGAAGAATTTTAACCCTAAAGGTCCCAATGCCAAACAATACAAACATATTCCATTCCCACCAGAAACCAAGAAGTTAACCTCCCTCACCTGTCAGGAACATCAGGGGCAAGAACAGGTGAGGGATGAAGGGGAGCTCCATGTCTGGTTGTTCTCTGTCCGTGTGAGAAGTCCTCTGTCCATGTGAGAAGTCCTCTGTGCCTCTGTccctcttcttttctgttttttttactttccctcccatcctgccccctcccactggcagctaaaaataaagttggaagGAATGGGAGGAGTGCTGGTGGGGAACTGTGGGGAGCCCCAGACCAAGAAAAGGAGGACTGAGCAATCTTACTCTAGTTCTGTGCCTTGGTGCTGCCCCCTGGAGGCATCACCTCAATATCCAAAGAGAACACAATTCTTGACTATTTCTGccgtttctttctcttccttttttcctatcCTTTGCTGTTGCCAGGCAATAATGCTTTCTTCAGATTCAGAATAGAAGGCAGGAGTGGGAAATAGATACTTTTTACTTTCTAACTTTATTTATCTCAACCTGGGATATGGAAAATGAAAGAGCTGATAACAGTGATATCACTTCCCCAACCAACCAAGCGGAGTCCCAACGTGTGAAGACACAGCCAGCCCACAAACCAAGCCTTACCAGCCTCACTCCACTTAGTCCTGTTTGTGACTCTTAGCCCATGCTGCCTTGTGGTATTATAGTTTTTGGAGGGACTATAAACCATGAACTGGTATGGGGTGTGCTTTGTGGAACCAGTATAACTACTTCAACATTAGATCCCATCTTCTCAACCAGGCTATAAACTTAGCTGAAGTTGGGACCATAGAGCTTCTTAGCTTTTTGTAGCTCCACCACCAAGTATTATGTCCTGCATagtgtaggtgctcaataaaagtcTGTGGGTGATGATGCCAGCAGCTAATCCCATGGAAAACCCAAACCACAGTGACAGAAATAGGGGCCTCAAATGACTACAATACACAGTACCAGACTAAACATTAATGAGCAAACTGATCTTTAATTTGCTAACCTGGAACGCTTGCTCTCAATCGTGGGCATGGGGCACAGCTATTTACACAGAATCATTGTACAATATTTACAGCAAGATGCTAGACACAGCTTCATCCTGGATAGGCAAAGAAGGGGTAAGATCAGGCTAAAGAACAAAGCCCTGAAATTAAAGTGTAGCAGAAATCTGCAGGCGTGAGTAGAGAGAAGGGTATGGGCGAAGTCATGAGGGAGGTTGGTGAGGTagacaggagggaggaagaggaagcatCGAACCACCTCTGGTGCATGAAGGAAGAGTCCACCGGGACTTAAAGtctttaaaattatgatttggaGTTTGAGGGCAGTAAAATCTGCCAAAGCCACCTTTGTGAAGAAAAAGAAGGCAGTTAGAACCTTAGGGACCACACCTTCTACCTCCTCTACCAAAAAGTAATTCTGCTGCTGATTAAATTCCTAGGACAGGCGACTGAGAAGGTAAAAAAGAGATGCAGAGACAGAATCTTAAATAGACTAAAGAGACACAAAGTAAAAAGAGTCAAGAGAGACACAGACAATGCaatgaaggaggaaaagaacaaaagCTCCAATAGGGCTGAACATCAGAATCGTCCTATTGACTTCACAAGTCACTTTTCCTCACCtcatcttccccaaagcccctctCTCTACTCCTGAATCTCTGGAtttttaacttaaccaaggagtaGAGTTAGAATGAAGCTGGTACACTGGGGACGATCTAACGTTCCATCTTACCAATTCAGGTCCCCTCCTTATCCTGTACCAGAATATCAGGGCTTGAGTCGTAGCCAAGGGTAGATTAGCGTGAGAATAGACAGGATGGAGGACACGAGGCCACAAAGCCCCACAATCCCAGGGCCACAGCGCCAGAGGCCTAGTTTGTCCAGTGGAATGAAGAGATCACAGGCATTTCTGACTACATCCAGCAGAAGGGGGGGATGACCTCGAAGGACCCGAGCCAGGAGCAGGACTCGGAGCCGAAGCTTCAGAGCCAGTTGGGGCAGGCCTCCTCCCAGAGTCCCTGGACCCCCAGATCCCCCAGTCTCAATTCCTCCTGGGACTCCTCCTCCAGAACCCTTCAGTCGCCGGCTACAAGCTGAAGACTCTTGTTCCATCAGTAGGCGAATCTCATAAGCATCACGGCTCAAATTCATGATGAGGGAAAACAGATAGTACCTGGGATACACAGGACAGAAGGGTCATTAAGGGCATGTATACCCACTTAGCACATCCAACAGAACACGTAAACACTTTTTTCCCCATACTGCAAAGGGATTACACATTAGAACACCAGATGTGAATGCTATTAACCACTATTAGAAATGTTCTCCCACCTTTTTGTAACTAATATGTGTTTATGTGTACCTTACGATACTGGCTTAAAATTCATGAGCATCATCAAATCTTCCAAGATCAACCTCAAATTTCACTTTTACACTTGGCAACCCattagcacacacacacattcaactTCAACTATAATAATGCAAATTTGTTTTGAAAGAACAAGCTTCAGTTGTTTCAGAGACTCAGACACATTATACATCATTTAAATACaattcttttgttaaaaaaaaaaaaagtgaggcccAGAGGTGTTAAGCAGCTTGTCAAATGTCTTAGATTATAAATTCCTTAAGAACACTCTATGTTCTtgatttttaatccactctgacaaCAGTAGTCTGTACTCAATATAATTGTCCTACCTCTAAAACACATCTTGAATCCAACCACATCTCTTTGTTATATTCCACCACTACAgtctaagccaccatcatctctcacttgaACTACTCCTTTAGTCTTTTAATTGGTCTCTTCAGGGCCACTCTTGCCACTCTGACCCCAGCAATCTAATTTCATATAGTAGCTGGCATAAACGTAAATCACATCATTATTCCTCTTCTTAAAAGTCTCCATGGTTTCCTTCCCATCACATTTAGAACAAAATCTAGATACCTTAGACAGGCTTACAGAAGTCAACATCTGACCCTGCCTCTCTAACTCCATCATGTACCATCCTTTCCCTCAATCACTACGCTCCAACCACATTAGTTTCCTTCTATATTTTGATCCCATCAAGCTTGTCCTGCTTTACGGCCTTTAAACTACCTAGTCCCTCTACTTGAAATATTCTCTCCAAAATCTTCACATGGCTGgctctttcttgttctttgggtCTGAGTTTAAAcgtcacctcttcagagaggccttctctgacccccCCTCTCTATATAGCGAGCCATTTACTCTCTACCACATGATCCTATTTTAATTTCCTGCATGGAACTTACCActatctgatatttttcttatttattgtttctttgtctcctcccattacaatgtaagctccatagGAACAAGGACCTTGTTTGTCTTTACCACTGTATCCCTTTGTCTAGACCAGTGCTTGCCAGATAGTAAGAGCTTGGTATATTTATTGAACGAAATGAATAAACATAGCACATAAACTCTTCTAAGGGTTGCTTTTCCATACCACTCCAGCCATGCCTCTGCCCCCACCCTTCATATATCATTAGCTGTGTTATAGCTGTAGATCACtgagaaagatgaagagaaaagcaAGATATAAATGGAGATGGAAAGATGCTAATATAATGTAAAAGAACGAAGAGAatcatagagaaataaaaaacaaatacaaatgatATTTATACAGATAATTTTATTCCCAAATTGTATTTCTCTCCACCTTCATTACCAGCCAGCTCCTTAGTCCAAGCCAACATCATCTCTTGGCCATATTAGGGCATCTCCTCCTCTTTTGCCCTACTGCAATCCATTTTCCACACTGCAGCAAGAGAGATCTTCTTTAAACACAATTTGAATCATGTCACATTCCTGTTCAGAACCCATTGTACTTACGAGACAATTTAAACAAAACTGAACAAAAAAATCTTACCTTTGCCTAAAAGGCTTTGCATGAATGATCTAGCCTCTACCTACCTCTCCAGTTTGAATTTATGCCCTTTACTCAATACTGTCCATCACactggctttctttctttctttctttctttctttcttttcttttgtgaggaagatcagccctgagctaacatccatgccaatccttcctctttttgctgaggaagactggccctgggctaacatctgtgcctatcttcctccccgttatatgggacaccgccacagcatggcctgacaagtggtgcctcgctgggcacccgggatctgaactcaggctgccagcagcagagtgcatgcacttaaccgctacgccacggggccggccccccggctttctttctttttatttctctaattccTCAAAGTCTTTCTTGGTTCAAGGTCTCAAAATGTGCTATTTTCCATTCGGAAAGGTCTTCTCTGCCACTGTTACTTGGACTTCAGGTCTGAactaaaatattactttttcaaaGAGTTCTTCCCTGACCTTTCAATCTAAATTAGCTTTCCTTATTATATCTGGTTTGGtagttatttgttttaaaatttgacaCCCTCACTAGACTAGAAGCTTCATGAGAGTAGGAACCATATCTGTTTGGCTCTTTGCTTTATTCCCTGGCCCACAGTAAGCACttactaaatatttttagaatgaataaatgagcagGCAGTGAGGGGCATAACCTGTGGCATAAACAGAGCAGAATTAAAAGAACATATCTTATCTAGCCCAATCTTAGTCATTTATCAGGGAAGAGCATCTGTCTTTCATCTGCCCTCGTTCATTATTCTCTGATAGTTTAAGATCTAAATGAAGATTGGAAACCAAAATTGGAAGATTGATTAAGATGTGTATAATCTGGGAAGACCCCAAGAGATCTTTCTCTCATAAAAAACAAGCTACGCAGTATGGAGAATACAAAAGGTCTTGTAGGATAAAAGGATATCAAACCTGAATGAACGTTGAGCCCACTTCTCCTGATCCACATGGGGAGCTAGTCCAGACTTTCCAGCCCACAGGACATTGTCACAGGCGAAGTACAAAGCTCGATTGAGGTGACTAACAGTGATGCAGAATCTCAGGACAACATCTGATAGGTGCACAGCTCGTTTGGCTGACTCAAGGGCATCTGCTGAGTTACCCAGGCGTAGAACTTGTGGAGATTAGCAAGGAAAAGCAAGGATTTGGAAGGAGAGAGGCAAACAGAGGGCAAGacatagagaaagagagacagcaaGAGTGTGAAGGTAGACCAAGTGAaagaaacaataacaaacaatttttaaaaagagcagaaacagttctttcttttttacttcaaattttaaataatttgcacCCCAGTTTAGTTTTCTCAAAACTTGCCCGAGTCTCTCCAATCCTTTATTACTCTCTTACCCCTGCTCTCCTATCTCAAGTTACCCCTGCATGCAGAGGATAACTGCAGAACCAAATGAGGGAGAAGAACTGCCAGAGATGGTCAAAAACAGGAAGGAGGAACTAAGGCAGAATAGCTGGGGATGGAAGAAGTCTTGGGGTAATAAAAGGAAAGGCACAGTTACTTACGCTTTCTTCCTAGGCTCAGGTGACCCTCCAGTTGTCGAATCTGTTTCTGTAACTCAGGACTGGCTCCATGTTTCTGCAGTGCATGACCAAGAAGGGAGCAAGCATACTGCGCAGccctggaggagaggacatgcaGGGTGAGGTGGAGACCTCCCTAATCTCCCCGTCAAAAACATCCTCCAAAAGGCAAGTATGGACTTTCTCTTTTCCCAGATTGAGACCattccctttcctcctcttcatGCCCATATCTCACCGTTTGGTGAGGGGCCAGGGGAAGGGAAAAGCATAAGATTAAAAAGAAGCCTAGAAGGGGGTGAGGAGCACTAATTAGAGTTGAGAACATAAGAGATTTGACAATGATGAGGCCTGAAGAGGACAGTGAAGGCAGCAGGGGGTCCATCACAATCACCTCAGTGTGAGCATGTATGTGATATGTGAGGGAGTGGAGAATAGTTGGAAGGCAGATTATTCTTCAGAGATTTCAAGGCCCCTCGAGCTGAATCGAGACCAGAAGACAGAGCGGAGGCAAAGGAATTCCCGGGTGACAGCAGGGTGAGGGGACACGTAAACTTGGAGAGCCTCCTTTGCTCTGGGGACAGAGTCTGGGTCGCTATCTACCGCGGGGCGAACGCTCCTCATCCCACCACTGCCCAGTGAGAAAACTGTTGGTCTTATGTGGACACGGCAACCCTGAGCAGTCTCCCCACTGGCCCActaatgcctcagtttccccatctttccCGTGAGCAGAAACGAATCATCTCCTCATGGCCTGCTCAAATCAGCTCCTGGCGGTCCGTCTGGGCCCCCGTAGCCCAAGTTGACCCTTTTTGACCCCCGTAGTGTGAACTGACCTCGCCTCACGAAGACCTTCCTCTGCCCGCCCTCCCCCCATTCCTATTCGGGGCGCACCTACACAGCCGCTCCCGCGCCTGGCTCTGAGCACTGAAGCGGACCCAGGCGTCCATGACACCGGCAGCCGCGGCTCCGCAGGGCCTCTCCCGCCCCACTGCCCGCCCCTCGTCACGCCTCCTGGACAACCCAACGGTGCCTCGCGAGGGACAAACATCATCAGAAAAGAAAGCGAGCGCAGCCGGCCCCTGAAGTGGAATTTCAAAACGAGAAGCGCTTGTCTCTGAGCCTACACCTGCGTGTTTTCGTGCGTGTCTCTGTCAGAGCGTCGTCTTATCAAATGGTCTATTTTTTCTTAAGCACGCCTCCAGCGGCACATTCCTCTTTAAATATTCTGACCTAAGGGCGGGGCCTGCAGGCGTGCGGGCGGGGCGAGAAGGCGCCGCAGGGATCTCTCCGCGGCGGCTGGGATAGGGTTTCCCCCCGGGTGTGTCCAGCAGAACACTCCCACCACAGGTGCATGCATGCACGCACGTTGCGCCCGAATCCAGGCTTCCAGGGGCTAAAGAGGTCTATGAAAGTAGAAGCCAGCACCAGATCCCTGTTATCTGCAGGTCCCTGACAGTTGAACAGGTGATCTGCAGAATAAAGATGGAGAGTCTTCAGAGACCGAGGCTTTACTGGACGAAATTCGCAATAACCAGCTCCAGATCCTAAAAAGGAGGGCGAAGAATCAGTGGCCGAAGCTAACCTCTTTATACCCACAACCCTTGTCCTTCTAGGCCACCATGCCTGCAGGCTACGGCACCCCGTGGGGGGTCAGCTACGGGGGAAGAGGTCTGGGCTGGATCAGGAGTAGAGGTGGAGGGCTCAGAGCTGCCCACCTCAGCTGCAGCCAAGTCCGAGTAGGAGTGACCATTGTgctgtttttttcttctgctggAGGGAACTTGGCCGTGCTGTGGTCAGTGACGCGGCCGCAACCCGGCCAACTCCGCCCCTCTCCAGTGTGGCGACTCTGCCCATTTAGCAGCCGACGACTTACTGGTCACTTTTGTGATTATGCCCCTAGATGCCACCTGGAATATCACTGTTCAATGGCTGGCCGGGGATATTGCATGTCGGACACTCATGTTCCTGAAACTAATGGCCATGCATGCCGCAGCTTTCCTGCCTGTGGTCACTGGGCTAGACCGCCAGGCAGCAGTACTCCACCCGCTTGGACCCCGCCCCGCTGGAAGGAAACTTCTGGGGACAGCCTGGGGACTTAGTTTCCTGCTTGTCTTGCCCCAGGTGAGTGACTTGTCGGGACTCAGGGCTAGACAGGACAAGAATTTGGGTACACAGCATGAGCCTCCGGAGTCAAGGGGTGTGCGTGGCCAGCGTCAACCGTTAATCCTCAGGGGGGAGCCTGTGCTATCTCGTTTGCAAGTTAAGATCATTGCATGTTAATTTGTCTCTGTTTAGAGCCTACCTCTTGAAAACAGTACCCTGTATCTATGCTCTTCCTTCAGCTTTGTTTTACTACACTTAGCTTCCACCTCTTTGCATCCTGCCAGTCCCACCTTCTTCAGGAGGTTGTTGCAGAAATACTCTAGGGCAGGGAGGTCTATTAACAAGACAGTGAAGTCAAGGTCTTTGGGTAAAGCCATTTGGGTACATTCATTTCATCGATTCAAAAAATAATGTGCATCATCCCCAGATATACCCAAATGCTCTATCAAGCATACAGCAACAAAGTCCTGCCTTCAAGAAATTTATAGACTAGTGCAGGAGACAAATTAGTATGCAGTTACAATACAGTGTGCAGTCAAGTGTTACACTAAAGGTAAGCATAAGGAGCCCGAGAACAATGGAGGGTGACTGACCCACTCTTGGACCGTCAGGAACAGCTTCCTAGAGATGTTAAAATATGATTCCTGACAGATAGGTATTAGAAAAGTTAAAGCAGGAGGAATGCTGGGGAGGGTAGATGGTAGAGGATCTCAAAGTGGTTGCAGCTAAAGTTAAGGACTAGAAAATGATGAGTAACGAGCCTGGAGGGGAAGGATGGGCCAGATCACAAATGTTAAGTTTGTACTTTATCCTGAGGGCAGTAGAGAGACACTTGAGTAAAAGGTCATGAGTGATATAatcagatttgtatttttttactCTGGGTTTATTGTGGAATGGgtgtcaaaaacagaaaaaaaaaaggatctgaaCTTGAGTGCCAGTTAATCAAATCTCAATATTGCAAATGAGCTAGAAATCTAGAAAAAAGCTAAATATGAAGCAGTTCCTTCAAAACAAAAACTACTACCACCATCTGGGTGGGAGGGGCTTGAGCAGCATCTGAGACTAGGATTAGGATTATGTCTGGAAGGGGCTAAAAGGGCTGATTTCAGTCTCTGGAATGATTATGCACTAGAGTCAGATTTAAGATTTGATCCTTAAATCCtcaaatattagaaatataactACCAAAAgtatcatatacatatacatatatgttcatATACATATGAAGCAAATTTTAGATGTGGACTGGGAGTTAGAAGCCTGTTTTTGTTGCATTGTCTGCTTGTTTTActtggctttgtttttttttttaatctaggctctaccactaactagctgtgaCTTGGGGTAAGTCACTTGAAATCCATGGGCCAGAAAACAACGCAATAGGAGATGAATTTCATACATCTTGACAATCTGACAGTAATTGCTATCTCCATTTCCTTCAGTGGCAAACTAGTGGTGATGTATGTGCAAAGGTGATATTTTTGGTTCCACATTAGCGTCCTCTTGTATATTCTGCATTGCCCATatactgtatttaaaatattagtgtcaataaaaaaattttttttgaagcaTGGGGTTAGTGTAGTGAAGGAGTATTGGGGTTGTTAGAAATTTTCTTTATAGGCTCAAGTTTCCAAGTATCAGAAGTAGTTGAGAGGAAGGTTTCTACAGTAGATGGTAAATTGCATATAAAATAGGGGAAAGGAGAGACAGAAGCAGGGCTGTGGACCAAATTCTAAGTCCAAGAGCCTTACCTATTTTTAAACCCATTCTCACAATGTCTCAAGTACTTCTAGGCATAgtacaaaaaaaaccccagaaatatATGGCCTCAAGAtagggaaagaggaaagactaCTCCCCAACTAGCTCAGAGTAGCCTGATCGTAACTCCAAGCAGGTCATAAAATTGTATGTCTATGGCTGATACTATTCACCTTTCCTAAAAGTCCCTCATGCCTGCTAAAATGACTTCCCCAAATGCCTTCTATCTAGGAAACGATACCTACTGAACTTGCCTTTTCTCAGACTAATAATCTACCTCACCTGAACCAAGGTACTAACCCTGAAGCTCTAAACTGAAAAATACTCTACTGATTCAAACCAAAAACCCAACCATTTACCAAAAAGGGGGAGGGGCAACCAATAGCATTTTGAAAATgttaagttttattatttaacaTTACTTCATCATTGTAGTTATTGTACATAAGACTATTAGTAAAGGTTACTTCACAGAGTAGTTGCAAAATGGCCTGGAATTTTAGCAGCACCTGTTTTatacaagatttcttttttccccagaattAACCAGTCACATCAGAAAATTCATTTCAGCTAAAAATGTTGGTGAGGTGGTAGAGATATCCTTTTTATAAAGTGCAATGTTAGAATATATGAAAAGGCAGGATTTTTTAAGTCCCAGGATTTAACAAATTTAACGGTTACCTCCATAGCCTAAGGAGACAGGGATTTTGAAGATACATTTCTACCCTTTTAAAAATGGCACCATGGATGAACCATTGCTTAGCACTGCATTGCTCTGCATAGAATTAAGGATGAATTAGGAGACAGTGTCATACTCGTGGGTAGGctgaagg comes from Diceros bicornis minor isolate mBicDic1 chromosome 4, mDicBic1.mat.cur, whole genome shotgun sequence and encodes:
- the PEX11B gene encoding peroxisomal membrane protein 11B isoform X2 codes for the protein MGGGRAEEGLREARAAQYACSLLGHALQKHGASPELQKQIRQLEGHLSLGRKLLRLGNSADALESAKRAVHLSDVVLRFCITVSHLNRALYFACDNVLWAGKSGLAPHVDQEKWAQRSFRYYLFSLIMNLSRDAYEIRLLMEQESSACSRRLKGSGGGVPGGIETGGSGGPGTLGGGLPQLALKLRLRVLLLARVLRGHPPLLLDVVRNACDLFIPLDKLGLWRCGPGIVGLCGLVSSILSILTLIYPWLRLKP
- the PEX11B gene encoding peroxisomal membrane protein 11B isoform X1, which codes for MDAWVRFSAQSQARERLCRAAQYACSLLGHALQKHGASPELQKQIRQLEGHLSLGRKLLRLGNSADALESAKRAVHLSDVVLRFCITVSHLNRALYFACDNVLWAGKSGLAPHVDQEKWAQRSFRYYLFSLIMNLSRDAYEIRLLMEQESSACSRRLKGSGGGVPGGIETGGSGGPGTLGGGLPQLALKLRLRVLLLARVLRGHPPLLLDVVRNACDLFIPLDKLGLWRCGPGIVGLCGLVSSILSILTLIYPWLRLKP